From Penicillium psychrofluorescens genome assembly, chromosome: 6, one genomic window encodes:
- a CDS encoding uncharacterized protein (ID:PFLUO_009618-T1.cds;~source:funannotate), producing the protein MGKGLARLIGSSIGFTSEAIHAARHRNKDTISGSPSASVSETPRSIPDAESESGDYVAAGNQKADAVPREACAKLGNQRELPIRASELSTEGELPPYSPGSNRQSKATEVGYPSDVDEKSINHPSETIYDSDGGNLDTRADRERAMEGDEAAWQLDEATEEFGLPTYDQSQSRPGAESAQRDSEAGADNDPEEINAEDSEDEQAKKRERMIRALVAMAGPPPAQPQRLPCPVIIPQRRPGARKRGFVRAYAPVLADSGVSEDVFLKFISDFHKASQASLWLQVIVVAANITGFSPSLTVALTAAAIQIVADTAQQFQIRHRTNSYLDRANQEIFMPRGQYAMIMKFTDRPPKPTKKQQKANSSSSEADRLGGLFSTEQVNFNQSGVQADFNPNLPQPERPEFDAAATISKFTHSEEHPQMNAWKQRMKHYRLESGATQGEMQLPECAPLVFPAIDRAAIRMRDGLEPKSNFQSGRTWVRDYIDRKSQASFEAEHKGSVVAVPESGRKAFTSRYNDPNHPVNNGNLLSTLSGGLYKPKPSLFDRAGAAIKESRDKKRAAQGLPPSETWKEKWAQKKKDIGSRIKILREDVMYLMIVNMPTEEELRESVAKLQYLAQQGDLGKDGTGGPALDVTSWDVAGIVTAAATIAP; encoded by the exons atgggTAAAGGGCTCGCGAGACTCATCGGCTCAAGCATTGGCTTCACTTCTGAAGCCATTCATGCAGCCCGACACCGTAACAAAGACACTATCTCTGGTTCTCCCTCTGCATCCGTTTCAGAGACCCCTCGCTCGATTCCAGATGCGGAAAGTGAGAGCGGCGACTATGTCGCTGCCGGCAACCAGAAAGCTGATGCAGTCCCCCGCGAGGCCTGCGCAAAGCTAGGCAACCAGAGAGAGCTACCGATAAGGGCCTCGGAGCTCTCAACAGAAGGAGAGCTCCCTCCCTACTCACCCGGCTCAAACCGGCAGAGCAAAGCCACTGAAGTGGGATACCCATCCGACGTTGACGAGAAGAGTATAAACCACCCTTCTGAGACGATATATGACTCCGACGGCGGCAATCTTGACACCAGAGCTGACCGGGAGCGCGCGATGGAGGGAGACGAGGCTGCTTGGCAACTCGATGAAGCCACTGAAGAATTCGGACTGCCCACATACGATCAATCGCAATCTAGGCCAGGTGCAGAAAGTGCTCAGAGGGACTCCGAGGCGGGTGCTGATAATGACCCCGAGGAGATAAACGCCGAGGACTCTGAGGACGAGCaggcaaagaagagagagcgcATGATTCGCGCACTTGTGGCGATGGCAGGGCCACCACCTGCGCAGCCGCAGCGACTTCCGTGTCCTGTGATTATTCCTCAGCGCAGGCCCGGCGCTAGGAAGCGTGGGTTTGTGCGTGCGTATGCGCCTGTGTTGGCCGACTCTGGTGTCAGCGAAGATGTGTTCCTGAAGTTCATCAGCGACTTCCATAAAGCGAGTCAG GCTTCCTTGTGGCTCCAGGTCATCGTTGTCGCAGCCAATATCACTGGCTTCTCCCCTTCGTTGACAGTCGCGTTGACCGCTGCGGCTATCCAAATTGTGGCAGACACGGCACAGCAATTTCAAATTCGTCACCGTACCAACAGCTATCTTGATAGGGCGAACCAAGAAATCTTCATGCCTCGTGGCCAATACGCGATGATCATGAAGTTTACGGATCGACCTCCCAAGCCGACAAAGAAACAGCAGAAGGCGAACTCCTCTAGTTCCGAAGCTGACCGGCTTGGCGGACTCTTCTCAACCGAGCAGGTCAACTTCAATCAGTCAGGTGTGCAAGCAGACTTCAATCCCAACCTACCTCAGCCAGAGAGACCAGAGTTCGATGCGGCCGCAACAATCTCTAAGTTTACTCACAGTGAGGAGCACCCACAAATGAACGCCTGGAAGCAGCGCATGAAGCATTATCGACTAGAAAGTGGCGCGACGCAAGGTGAGATGCAACTTCCGGAGTGTGCACCGCTAGTATTCCCGGCGATTGATCGAGCTGCCATACGGATGAGGGATGGCCTGGAGCCCAAGTCGAATTTTCAGTCTGGAAGAACCTGGGTTCGGGACTACATCGATAGAAAGTCACAGGCATCATTT GAAGCCGAGCATAAGGGGTCTGTGGTGGCTGTCCCCGAGTCAGGGCGGAAGGCCTTCACTTCACGATACAATGACCCCAACCACCCAGTGAATAATGGAAACCTTCTCTCAACCCTTAGCGGTGGCCTGTATAAGCCAAAACCAAGTCTGTTCGATCGCGCTGGGGCTGCCATCAAGGAATCCCGAGACAAGAAGCGGGCTGCTCAGGGTCTTCCTCCGAGCGAAACGTGGAAAGAGAAGTGGGCtcaaaagaagaaggacattGGTAGCAGAATTAAGATCCTTAGAGAGGATGTGATGTATCTGATGATCGTCAACATGcccaccgaggaggagctaAGGGAGTCAGTTGCTAAATTGCAATACCTCGCGCAGCAAGGAGATCTCGGAAAGGATGGAACCGGAGGGCCAGCCCTCGACGTGACTAGCTGGGATGTAGCTGGTATAGTAACTGCTGCTGCAACTATTGCACCCTAG